A genome region from Streptomyces sp. S4.7 includes the following:
- a CDS encoding helix-turn-helix domain-containing protein yields the protein MSVTHTEITAGAAELEPCGQPDHPDCGIRDVLDRVGDKWSVFVIAELTNGPRRFRQLQRAIDGISQRMLTLTVRRLERDGLVLRTVYPTVPAQVDYRLTETGASLTYLVKALADWSLGHRASIAQARQSYDKDHPDSEIR from the coding sequence GTGTCAGTGACGCACACCGAGATAACCGCTGGAGCCGCCGAGCTCGAGCCGTGCGGACAGCCGGACCACCCCGATTGCGGGATCAGGGATGTCCTCGATCGGGTCGGCGACAAATGGTCTGTTTTCGTCATCGCCGAACTCACTAACGGGCCGCGACGCTTCCGGCAACTCCAGCGCGCCATCGACGGGATCTCCCAGCGAATGCTGACCCTGACGGTGCGCAGGCTGGAGCGCGACGGCTTGGTCTTGCGGACCGTCTATCCGACTGTGCCCGCCCAGGTCGACTACCGGCTCACCGAGACCGGAGCGAGCCTGACCTACCTCGTCAAGGCACTCGCCGACTGGTCACTGGGACATCGGGCCAGCATTGCCCAGGCTCGTCAGTCCTACGACAAGGACCACCCCGACAGCGAGATTCGATGA